ATGAATAAATAATAAATAGCTCTTTTCATGACGAAAATCATCTGCTATGATGTAACTAATCACAGTATTAAATCAGAATATTCACTCTATTTATCTGTAATTTTGAAGACTGCTGTCCTGTTTTGTCGGATTAATGGTAATTATTATGAAGGAGGCTCTACAATGACACTTACACAAGAAGAAGTTGTTGCAAATCTGGAGGATTCCGCAGGCTGGTCACTCGATGACGAGAACTTTATGAAAAAACAATTCACCCTCCCCTCTTTTAGCAAAGCAGTAGCATTCGTAAATGAAATTGCCAGGCTCGCAGAAGACCGCAATCATCATCCTCAGATTACAATCGATCATAAAACCGTAACCCTCCGCCTCTACACGATGGATGTAGGAGGTCTTACCCAAAAGGATTTTGAATCTGCCTATGCTTTTGATTACACAATGGCCAAGTATGTAAGCTGATATTAATGCGAAAATGGCGAAAGATAAGGTTGCAATATTCCTCATCTTTCGCCCTCATTTTATTTCCCCACTGTTGCGTCTACCCAGTAGCTTGATCCGTCTGAATTCCGCTGCATGAAACCGTACTCAATTAAATACCTTCGCAGTGTGGCAAAGTCGTCATAGTAGTTTTTTAATTCAGCACTGACCTCTTTTTCGGTATAGGTTTGACCTGGAGTGAATTTCCCTGTGAGGTATTTCAGAATAACAATCTTTCGTTTTTCTTTCCTAGGAAATTGTTTGATTCTCCCGGTTGTCTTGTCGATATATGTGTCGAGAAACTTTGCTTCTTCTTTTTCATTTGTTATCCATCGTTCGTCCACCATTTTTGCCCCCTTGTGAATGGTTGTCTTCCCCTCTTTTTCTTCAAATTTCTCCATCAGAGTGAGAAACACTTTTGCCTGTTTAGCTTTTTCACGAAACTTAAACCGGTACTGTCTTACGGTTGAAACACTGCTGAAGCCGAGCTCTTCTGCAATTGCCTCATCATCTGCTCCGTCCATTAATAAACGGAGGACATCTCGTTGAATATCGGATAATCCCGACTGCCTTTTATCAAGATTGAGTAACTGATGTTCGATCGTCCCATGTTCATTACGGAAATGATGAGCAGCTGCTTTTACAGCCGTCATCAGCTGTTCCCCTGATTTAAAAATTAGACCTTCCTCAAAATACCTGCCGCAGATGACACATTGAAAGCCTCCTTCTGTGTCAGAAAAGCCTTTTTTAAGCTCTTCTATCGTTGCATTCCAAAACGGTTCGTCCATTTTTCATCACTCCTCTATTTACCAGTATAATAGTTTGTTTATAAATAAGTAAACAAAATTATTATATGTTTATTAAATAACCAACAGTTACATTGCCCT
This DNA window, taken from Alteribacter keqinensis, encodes the following:
- a CDS encoding 4a-hydroxytetrahydrobiopterin dehydratase — translated: MTLTQEEVVANLEDSAGWSLDDENFMKKQFTLPSFSKAVAFVNEIARLAEDRNHHPQITIDHKTVTLRLYTMDVGGLTQKDFESAYAFDYTMAKYVS
- a CDS encoding DUF2087 domain-containing protein; this encodes MDEPFWNATIEELKKGFSDTEGGFQCVICGRYFEEGLIFKSGEQLMTAVKAAAHHFRNEHGTIEHQLLNLDKRQSGLSDIQRDVLRLLMDGADDEAIAEELGFSSVSTVRQYRFKFREKAKQAKVFLTLMEKFEEKEGKTTIHKGAKMVDERWITNEKEEAKFLDTYIDKTTGRIKQFPRKEKRKIVILKYLTGKFTPGQTYTEKEVSAELKNYYDDFATLRRYLIEYGFMQRNSDGSSYWVDATVGK